A part of Geothrix oryzae genomic DNA contains:
- a CDS encoding OmpA family protein: MNRASLFLPALLAALPVLAQADKAGCKDHPLLPTRMPGYILRDCKTEAFGRYEFWTPNAREKVPVEGKFTFLTYTITDRKNEPSAVAVVRNYENAILKAGGKVLHQRSDWLVNGTITKDGRETWVQAERGNGTIWLRIVEKQAMTQYIVADAAAMGGDLAATGHVAIYGIYFDTGKAEVKPESKPALAEIARLLGQSPALKLKVVGHTDMTGGLEANMKLSQARAEAVVQALISQHGLASSRLKGYGVGPLAPVASNDTEEGKGKNRRVELVKE, from the coding sequence GTGAACCGAGCTTCCCTGTTCCTCCCCGCGCTCCTCGCTGCGCTGCCAGTCTTGGCCCAGGCCGACAAGGCCGGGTGCAAGGACCATCCCCTCCTCCCCACACGCATGCCCGGTTACATCCTGCGGGACTGCAAGACCGAGGCGTTCGGGCGCTACGAGTTCTGGACCCCCAACGCCAGGGAGAAGGTCCCCGTGGAAGGGAAGTTCACCTTCCTGACCTACACCATCACGGACCGGAAGAACGAGCCCTCCGCGGTCGCCGTGGTGCGGAACTACGAGAACGCCATCCTCAAGGCCGGAGGCAAGGTGCTCCACCAGCGGTCAGACTGGTTGGTGAACGGCACGATCACCAAGGACGGCAGGGAAACCTGGGTGCAGGCAGAGCGGGGAAACGGCACGATCTGGCTGCGCATCGTCGAGAAGCAGGCGATGACCCAGTACATCGTGGCCGATGCAGCGGCCATGGGCGGCGACCTCGCCGCCACCGGCCATGTGGCGATCTACGGCATCTACTTCGACACCGGCAAGGCCGAGGTGAAGCCTGAGTCCAAGCCGGCCCTGGCGGAGATCGCCAGGCTGCTCGGCCAGTCTCCTGCCCTGAAGCTCAAGGTGGTCGGCCACACCGACATGACCGGCGGCCTGGAGGCCAACATGAAACTCTCCCAGGCCCGCGCCGAGGCCGTGGTGCAGGCCCTCATCAGCCAGCACGGCCTCGCGTCCTCCCGACTGAAGGGTTACGGCGTGGGCCCCCTGGCCCCGGTGGCCAGCAACGACACCGAGGAGGGCAAGGGCAAGAACCGGCGGGTCGAGCTGGTCAAGGAATAG
- a CDS encoding KdsC family phosphatase: MTGVMHARVARLEPETPVDDLDLRAAKIRLLCTDIDGVLTTGLLHYGAEPGHTKAFHVRDGAAIKMLQQVGIPVAFISGLDAGATVNRAKDLGVVDCFAGHLEKKPILDQLCAKYGLAYDQVAHLGDDLPDLPLLRRVGLACCPSDAVAEVKAACHWVVPVPGGHGLLRAVAERILKAQGRWTDIVTKYEA, translated from the coding sequence GTGACCGGCGTCATGCACGCCCGAGTTGCTAGGCTGGAGCCGGAGACTCCCGTGGACGACCTGGACCTGCGCGCCGCCAAGATCCGCCTGCTCTGCACCGACATCGACGGAGTCCTCACCACCGGCCTCCTGCACTACGGCGCGGAACCGGGCCACACCAAGGCCTTCCATGTCCGCGACGGCGCCGCCATCAAGATGCTCCAGCAGGTGGGCATCCCCGTGGCCTTCATCTCCGGGCTGGATGCCGGGGCCACCGTGAACCGCGCCAAGGATCTGGGCGTGGTGGACTGTTTCGCGGGGCACCTTGAGAAGAAGCCCATCCTCGACCAGCTCTGCGCCAAATACGGCCTGGCCTACGATCAGGTGGCCCACCTGGGCGACGACCTCCCGGATCTGCCCTTGCTGCGGCGCGTGGGCCTGGCCTGCTGCCCGTCGGATGCCGTGGCCGAAGTGAAGGCCGCCTGCCACTGGGTGGTTCCCGTGCCCGGCGGCCACGGGCTGCTGCGGGCCGTGGCGGAGCGCATCCTCAAGGCCCAGGGCCGCTGGACCGACATCGTCACCAAGTACGAGGCCTGA
- a CDS encoding ArsR/SmtB family transcription factor, whose translation MNHQLSNPMIEEVSGLFSALGDASRLKILRALLDAKGALSQGAVAEASGLSQANASKHLACLVRVGLVSRDPEGNAVYFAPVMPLVGELCDLVCGHVTDRARVTYKALK comes from the coding sequence GTGAACCACCAGCTCAGCAACCCCATGATCGAAGAAGTGAGCGGACTCTTCAGCGCCCTGGGCGATGCCTCCCGGCTGAAGATCCTGCGGGCTTTGCTCGATGCCAAGGGCGCCCTGAGCCAGGGGGCCGTCGCGGAGGCTTCGGGGCTCTCCCAGGCCAATGCCTCCAAGCACCTGGCCTGCCTGGTGCGCGTGGGGCTCGTGAGCCGCGACCCCGAGGGCAACGCGGTCTATTTCGCGCCGGTGATGCCCTTGGTGGGCGAGCTGTGCGATCTCGTGTGCGGCCATGTGACCGATCGGGCCCGTGTGACCTACAAGGCCCTAAAATGA
- a CDS encoding TolC family protein: protein MRTLALLLTVGGGLLAQDGLTVAEAIRRAWKDQAGLKSGRALAESRREEASGQRDLRLPTLTLNAQGVRTDEPMMAFGMKLNQSRITAMDFNPSSLNRPDPIAGFGGSAVLRQPLYTGGRLGAARAAGDFSAQGEAASQARREQEAALAVVEAYFGAQVAEQALVWVADTRTWVQGLQAFVGARVAQGLMLEAELQRLKAFGAQVEAQGAETTRQLRTARSGLGLLTGTGPVEGPLATPLSEAPAGPSAASTSGSRGDLQAAEFQAKAAAQAARAAKGSLLPEVGLELGAGTLRQSWSQGGTWTWAALGVSWKVFSAPDQSKARAARAQARSAEEMWTFKRQQAQHEVRAAREAVVAAEARHAAARESLAAATESRRLREARHREGLTPLTDVLDAEAAVQGARTLLLQSLYDLRVSRAALDLATGAPIEGVTP, encoded by the coding sequence ATGCGAACGCTGGCCCTGCTTCTGACCGTTGGCGGAGGCCTCCTGGCCCAGGACGGGCTCACGGTTGCCGAGGCCATCCGAAGGGCCTGGAAGGATCAGGCCGGCCTGAAATCGGGCCGGGCGCTGGCCGAAAGCCGCCGGGAGGAGGCCTCCGGCCAGCGGGACCTGCGCCTGCCCACCCTCACCCTGAACGCCCAGGGTGTGCGCACGGACGAGCCGATGATGGCCTTCGGCATGAAGCTGAACCAGAGCCGCATCACGGCCATGGACTTCAACCCGTCCAGCCTGAACCGGCCCGATCCCATCGCGGGCTTCGGGGGCTCCGCGGTCCTCCGCCAGCCCCTGTACACGGGTGGTCGCCTCGGCGCGGCTCGGGCGGCGGGCGATTTTTCGGCCCAGGGAGAGGCCGCCAGCCAGGCCCGACGGGAGCAGGAGGCGGCCCTGGCGGTGGTGGAGGCCTATTTCGGGGCCCAGGTGGCCGAGCAGGCGCTGGTCTGGGTGGCGGATACCCGCACCTGGGTGCAGGGACTCCAGGCCTTTGTGGGGGCCCGCGTCGCCCAGGGCCTGATGCTCGAAGCTGAACTGCAGCGGCTCAAGGCCTTCGGCGCGCAGGTGGAGGCCCAGGGGGCCGAGACCACCCGCCAGCTGCGCACGGCGCGGTCCGGGCTGGGCCTGCTGACGGGCACCGGCCCCGTGGAAGGGCCGCTCGCCACGCCGCTTTCCGAGGCCCCGGCGGGTCCGTCCGCTGCCTCGACGAGCGGCTCCCGGGGAGATCTCCAGGCCGCCGAATTCCAGGCGAAGGCCGCGGCCCAGGCGGCGCGGGCCGCCAAGGGCAGCCTCCTGCCCGAAGTGGGGCTGGAGCTGGGCGCCGGGACGCTGAGGCAGTCCTGGAGCCAGGGCGGCACCTGGACCTGGGCCGCCCTCGGCGTGAGCTGGAAGGTGTTCTCGGCCCCGGACCAGTCGAAGGCGCGGGCCGCCCGCGCCCAGGCCCGATCCGCGGAAGAGATGTGGACATTCAAGCGGCAGCAGGCGCAGCACGAAGTCCGGGCGGCCCGCGAGGCCGTGGTGGCCGCCGAAGCCCGCCACGCCGCCGCCCGGGAGTCCCTGGCCGCGGCCACGGAATCCCGTCGGCTGCGGGAGGCCCGGCACCGGGAGGGGCTCACCCCCCTCACGGATGTGCTGGATGCGGAGGCCGCCGTGCAGGGAGCCCGCACCCTCCTGCTCCAGAGCCTCTACGACCTGCGCGTCAGCCGCGCGGCCCTCGACCTGGCCACCGGCGCCCCCATCGAAGGAGTGACCCCATGA
- a CDS encoding efflux RND transporter periplasmic adaptor subunit, whose amino-acid sequence MKVMTTSATWPALAAAGALMATLACGRQEARPQAKALPKVAVSLAAPSQTEGGSWVAATLQATRTATLSTRMAAQVRRTPVQEGQRVAAGTLLVVLSDDDLQAQLRAAETGFGTVEAHHRRIQALFAQKASTASEVEQAQAQLAQARAGVAAIKANLAYTQIRAPFAGVVQARRVSEGDFVAPGTPLVELVGEGEQELEATLAEAEAKALKLGTKLRFESEGTAGEAQITALAPGGDAFSHKGTLRARVLSPKGLRQGSFARLLVPGIKTEGLSVPRSALVLRGELTGVFVAREGHAELRWLSLGEGAGDTLPVRAGLKAGEAVIDRPGSLQDGQPIEIAGVPHVR is encoded by the coding sequence ATGAAAGTGATGACGACTTCAGCGACCTGGCCCGCCCTGGCCGCGGCCGGTGCCCTGATGGCCACCCTGGCCTGCGGCCGACAGGAGGCCCGGCCCCAGGCGAAGGCGCTGCCGAAGGTGGCCGTGTCCCTGGCGGCCCCCTCCCAGACGGAGGGCGGCAGCTGGGTGGCGGCCACGCTGCAAGCCACGCGGACGGCCACGCTGTCGACGCGCATGGCCGCCCAGGTCCGGCGGACCCCGGTCCAGGAGGGCCAGCGCGTGGCGGCCGGGACGCTGCTGGTGGTGCTGAGCGATGACGACCTGCAGGCCCAGCTCCGGGCCGCGGAGACCGGTTTCGGCACTGTGGAGGCCCACCACCGGCGCATCCAGGCCCTCTTCGCCCAGAAGGCCAGCACGGCCTCCGAAGTCGAGCAGGCCCAGGCCCAGCTGGCCCAGGCCCGGGCCGGCGTGGCCGCGATCAAGGCCAACCTCGCCTACACGCAGATCCGCGCGCCCTTCGCGGGGGTGGTGCAGGCCCGCAGGGTCAGCGAAGGCGACTTCGTGGCCCCGGGCACCCCGCTGGTGGAACTCGTCGGCGAAGGGGAGCAGGAGCTGGAGGCCACCCTGGCCGAGGCCGAGGCCAAGGCCCTGAAGCTGGGAACGAAGCTCCGGTTCGAGTCCGAAGGGACGGCCGGGGAGGCCCAGATCACGGCCCTGGCGCCGGGCGGCGACGCCTTCAGCCACAAGGGCACCTTGCGTGCGCGGGTGCTCTCCCCCAAGGGGCTGCGCCAGGGGTCCTTCGCGCGCCTGCTCGTTCCCGGCATCAAGACCGAGGGGCTGAGTGTGCCACGCAGCGCCCTGGTGCTGCGGGGAGAGCTCACGGGCGTCTTCGTCGCCAGGGAGGGCCATGCGGAGCTGCGCTGGCTGAGCCTGGGCGAGGGCGCGGGTGACACCCTGCCCGTGCGCGCGGGCCTGAAGGCCGGCGAGGCGGTCATCGACCGCCCCGGCAGCCTGCAGGATGGCCAACCCATCGAGATCGCCGGGGTGCCGCATGTCCGCTGA
- a CDS encoding efflux RND transporter permease subunit — protein MSADLQLGLAGRLAKGFLRSKLTPLLVLASLLLGLLAVWLTPREEEPQIVVPMVDLYVPYPGASPKEVESQVSTPLERRLWGIPGVEYLYSVSRPGLAVLTVRFKVNEPQEPSLVKVHQELAANPQLLPPGALKPIVKLQTIDDVPFLVLTLHGPDQTPGGLRKLAEVLGQELSAVPDTAQVKVVGGARRMVRVEPDPDRLRSLGFSLGDLQPALQSAEAQLSAGALVDRGRRTEVEATGFVLQAAELNRLVVGVRNQKPIYLGEVARIVDAPEPEPPVTLFAGGGVQGFEPAVSVALSKRAGTNATALAERVLAKVEALRGGLIPKEVSVTVTRNYGETAGDKSNELIEHLLIATLSVIALILLTMGWRSAVVVGVAVPVTLALTLLITYLFGYTLNRVTLFALIFSIGILVDDAIVVVENIHRHMHLPGQKKSFARMVVEAVDEVGNPTILATFAVIAAILPMAFVRGLMGPYMRPIPVGASLAMLFSLVIAFVISPWASLIVFRQEAHLPETDSSGLHPGGPETASPEPDHAGPDEVPETRFTRLYRTVMHALLTRPRVRWAFFGGVALLLLGAMSLVGTGVVKVKMLPFDNKSEFMVQLDLPAGTPKEDALAVGQDVARRLLKDPTVKDVQVYAGEAAPFTFVGMVRHSFLRQAAEMVDLQVNLVPKQDRKEQSHAIVVRLRPELEKISGPAGARMKLVEIPPGPPVMDTIVAEIYGPTEAERTRLSGEVLAAFKSVDGIVDVDSTLNPTGPKVSLVLDREKAALHGVAPAQVVQTLAMAGYGYQAGAFHVLRGSSQVPVVLQLAPEKRRHLDQLLQLTVPGARGPVSVRELVTVKEGTEEATLHHKNLMPVTYVFSDLAGTIESPVYALAALNKKIDAMKGTGGGPVPRLGLAHPENTESLSLKWDGEWHITLEVFRDLGLAFAAVLVLIFVLVVGWFESFQIPWVILVPIPLSLIGIIPAHGLMGAFFTATSMIGFIAGAGIIVRNSIILVDFIELKLREGMSLESAVEEAGVVRFRPMLLTASAVLVGSAVMLADPIFQGLAISLMAGEVAATLLSRIAVPVLYYLVARRGHAANLQRQGVLNAPQEPS, from the coding sequence ATGTCCGCTGACCTGCAATTGGGCCTCGCCGGCAGGCTCGCCAAGGGCTTCCTGCGCAGCAAGCTGACGCCGCTGCTCGTCCTGGCCTCGCTGCTGCTGGGCCTCCTCGCCGTCTGGCTCACGCCCCGGGAAGAAGAACCCCAGATCGTCGTGCCCATGGTGGATCTCTATGTGCCGTATCCCGGGGCGAGCCCCAAGGAGGTCGAAAGCCAAGTTTCCACGCCCCTGGAGCGCCGTCTCTGGGGCATCCCCGGCGTGGAGTACCTCTACAGCGTGAGCCGGCCCGGTTTGGCGGTGCTCACGGTGCGCTTCAAGGTGAACGAGCCCCAGGAGCCGAGCCTGGTGAAGGTGCACCAGGAGCTGGCGGCGAACCCGCAGCTGCTGCCGCCGGGGGCGCTGAAGCCCATCGTGAAGCTGCAGACCATCGACGATGTGCCCTTCCTGGTGCTGACCCTCCACGGGCCGGACCAGACGCCCGGCGGCCTCCGAAAGCTGGCGGAGGTGCTGGGGCAGGAGCTGTCCGCCGTGCCCGACACGGCCCAGGTGAAGGTGGTGGGTGGCGCCCGCCGCATGGTGCGCGTGGAGCCGGATCCGGACCGCCTGCGGTCCCTCGGGTTCTCCCTGGGCGACCTGCAGCCGGCCCTCCAGTCTGCCGAGGCCCAGCTTTCCGCCGGGGCCCTGGTCGACCGCGGCCGCCGCACGGAAGTCGAGGCCACGGGCTTCGTCCTCCAGGCCGCCGAGCTGAATCGGCTGGTGGTGGGCGTCCGCAACCAGAAACCCATCTATCTCGGCGAAGTGGCCCGCATCGTGGACGCCCCGGAACCCGAACCTCCCGTGACGCTCTTCGCCGGCGGCGGCGTCCAGGGCTTCGAGCCCGCGGTGAGCGTCGCCCTCTCCAAGCGCGCGGGCACCAACGCCACGGCCCTGGCCGAGCGCGTGTTGGCCAAGGTGGAGGCCCTCCGGGGAGGCCTCATCCCCAAGGAGGTCTCGGTCACGGTGACCCGCAACTACGGCGAGACCGCCGGCGACAAATCCAACGAGCTGATCGAGCACCTCCTCATCGCCACCCTCAGCGTCATCGCCCTGATCCTGCTGACCATGGGCTGGCGCAGCGCCGTCGTGGTGGGCGTGGCCGTGCCCGTGACGCTGGCCCTGACCCTGCTCATCACCTACCTGTTCGGCTACACGCTGAACCGGGTCACCCTGTTCGCGTTGATCTTCTCCATCGGCATCCTGGTGGACGACGCCATCGTGGTGGTGGAGAACATCCACCGGCACATGCACCTTCCGGGCCAGAAGAAGAGCTTCGCCCGCATGGTGGTGGAGGCCGTGGACGAGGTGGGCAACCCCACCATCCTGGCCACCTTCGCGGTCATCGCCGCCATCCTGCCCATGGCCTTCGTGCGGGGCCTCATGGGCCCCTACATGCGGCCCATCCCCGTGGGCGCCAGCCTGGCGATGCTGTTCAGTCTGGTCATCGCCTTCGTCATCAGCCCCTGGGCCAGCCTGATCGTGTTCCGCCAGGAGGCGCACCTGCCCGAGACGGACTCCTCGGGCCTGCATCCGGGCGGCCCCGAGACGGCCTCGCCGGAACCCGACCACGCCGGACCCGACGAGGTGCCCGAGACGCGCTTCACCCGGCTCTACCGGACCGTGATGCACGCCCTCCTGACGCGCCCCAGGGTGCGATGGGCCTTCTTCGGCGGTGTCGCTCTCCTGCTGCTGGGCGCCATGTCCCTGGTGGGCACGGGGGTGGTGAAGGTGAAGATGCTGCCCTTCGACAACAAGTCGGAGTTCATGGTCCAGCTGGACCTGCCGGCCGGAACGCCGAAGGAGGACGCCCTCGCCGTGGGCCAGGATGTCGCCCGGCGGCTGCTCAAGGATCCCACCGTCAAGGATGTCCAGGTCTATGCGGGCGAGGCGGCGCCCTTCACCTTCGTGGGCATGGTCCGCCACAGCTTCCTGCGGCAGGCCGCGGAGATGGTGGACCTGCAGGTGAACCTCGTGCCCAAGCAGGACCGCAAGGAGCAGAGCCACGCCATCGTGGTGCGCCTGCGCCCCGAGCTGGAGAAGATCTCCGGGCCCGCCGGCGCCCGCATGAAACTGGTGGAGATCCCGCCCGGTCCGCCGGTCATGGACACCATCGTGGCCGAGATCTACGGCCCCACCGAGGCCGAGCGCACGCGGCTCTCCGGGGAAGTGCTTGCGGCCTTCAAGAGCGTGGACGGCATCGTGGATGTGGATTCGACGCTGAATCCCACGGGCCCCAAAGTGAGCCTGGTCCTGGACCGGGAGAAGGCCGCGCTGCATGGCGTCGCCCCGGCCCAGGTGGTGCAGACCCTCGCCATGGCAGGATATGGCTATCAGGCCGGCGCCTTCCATGTGCTGCGGGGCTCGAGCCAGGTGCCCGTGGTGCTCCAGCTGGCCCCGGAGAAGCGCCGGCACCTGGACCAGCTGCTGCAGCTCACGGTGCCCGGCGCCCGGGGGCCTGTGTCCGTGCGGGAACTCGTGACGGTGAAGGAGGGGACGGAAGAGGCCACGCTGCACCACAAGAACCTGATGCCCGTGACCTATGTCTTCTCGGACCTGGCGGGGACCATCGAAAGCCCCGTCTATGCCCTGGCCGCGCTGAACAAGAAGATCGACGCCATGAAGGGCACCGGCGGCGGTCCGGTCCCGAGGCTGGGCCTGGCCCATCCCGAGAACACGGAATCGCTGTCGCTGAAGTGGGATGGGGAGTGGCACATCACCCTGGAAGTCTTCCGGGACCTCGGCCTGGCGTTCGCCGCCGTGCTGGTGCTGATCTTCGTGCTGGTGGTGGGCTGGTTCGAGAGCTTCCAGATCCCCTGGGTGATCCTGGTGCCGATTCCGCTCTCCCTCATCGGCATCATCCCCGCCCATGGGCTGATGGGGGCCTTCTTCACGGCCACCAGCATGATCGGCTTCATCGCCGGAGCCGGCATCATCGTCCGCAACAGCATCATCCTCGTGGATTTCATCGAGTTGAAGCTGAGGGAGGGCATGTCGCTGGAATCCGCCGTGGAGGAGGCGGGCGTGGTGCGCTTCCGCCCCATGCTGCTGACCGCCTCCGCCGTGCTGGTGGGCAGCGCCGTCATGCTGGCGGATCCCATCTTCCAAGGACTCGCCATCAGCCTCATGGCCGGTGAAGTGGCCGCGACGCTGCTCTCCCGCATCGCCGTGCCCGTCCTCTACTACCTCGTGGCCCGCCGGGGCCACGCGGCCAACCTGCAACGCCAGGGCGTGCTGAACGCCCCCCAGGAGCCCTCATGA
- a CDS encoding YgaP family membrane protein: MTVDRIVHTVAGTFILLSLALARFHHPNWIWFTVFVGANLLQSGLTNWCLMSTILRKLGVPEGAGVGCSR, translated from the coding sequence ATGACCGTCGACCGCATCGTCCATACCGTGGCTGGGACCTTCATCCTGCTGAGCCTGGCCCTCGCCCGCTTCCACCATCCCAACTGGATCTGGTTCACCGTCTTCGTGGGCGCCAACCTGCTCCAGAGCGGCCTCACCAACTGGTGCCTGATGTCCACGATCCTGCGCAAGCTGGGCGTCCCCGAAGGCGCGGGCGTGGGATGCTCCCGGTGA
- a CDS encoding DUF6132 family protein — protein sequence MKATALRLALGLLVGGALGYGWHRLVGCSTGACPLTATPLRGISYGAVLGLIWALAK from the coding sequence GTGAAGGCGACCGCCCTTCGCCTCGCCCTGGGGCTCCTGGTGGGCGGTGCCCTCGGCTATGGCTGGCACCGCCTGGTGGGCTGCAGCACGGGCGCCTGTCCCCTGACGGCCACGCCTCTGCGGGGCATCAGCTATGGCGCCGTCCTGGGCCTGATCTGGGCCCTGGCGAAGTAG
- a CDS encoding rhodanese-like domain-containing protein — MSLILEYWIYLIPLIAVGYFLWSRRSMPATEVKALLERGAQVVDVRTTAEFKGQAHPRAINIPLDQLEARAMELDRTRPVLVCCETGSRSGFGVSVLKRAGFAEVANLGSWRRIRTLLD, encoded by the coding sequence ATGTCCCTGATCCTGGAGTACTGGATCTACCTGATCCCCCTGATCGCCGTGGGCTATTTCCTGTGGAGCCGCCGGTCCATGCCTGCCACGGAGGTGAAGGCCCTGCTGGAACGCGGCGCCCAGGTGGTGGATGTCCGCACCACGGCCGAATTCAAGGGCCAGGCCCATCCCCGCGCGATCAACATCCCCCTGGATCAGCTGGAGGCGCGGGCCATGGAACTGGATCGGACCAGGCCCGTCCTGGTCTGCTGCGAGACCGGCAGCCGCAGCGGATTCGGAGTGTCCGTCCTGAAGCGCGCCGGGTTCGCGGAAGTCGCCAACCTGGGCTCCTGGCGCCGCATCCGCACGCTGCTCGACTGA
- a CDS encoding OsmC family protein, translating to MTTSVTWESGLAFAVEQDGHRYRIDASPEAGGRDLGPRPKALLLSGLGGCTGIDVVSILDKMRVPIDGLEIQVSAESRDEHPRIFTGIHVRYLFRGRNLPLDKLERAVKLSEDTYCGVSAMLRPAVPITSEIVVEDPHDLK from the coding sequence TTGACCACTTCTGTGACCTGGGAATCCGGCCTTGCCTTCGCGGTGGAGCAGGATGGCCACCGCTACCGCATCGACGCCAGCCCCGAAGCCGGGGGCCGGGACCTGGGACCCCGCCCCAAGGCCCTCCTGCTCTCGGGCCTGGGCGGCTGTACCGGAATCGATGTGGTGAGTATTCTGGACAAAATGCGCGTCCCGATCGACGGACTCGAGATCCAGGTGAGCGCCGAATCGCGCGATGAGCACCCGAGGATCTTCACGGGCATCCATGTGCGCTACCTCTTCAGGGGCAGGAACCTTCCCCTGGACAAGCTCGAACGGGCCGTGAAGCTGTCCGAAGATACCTACTGCGGCGTGTCCGCCATGCTCCGGCCGGCCGTGCCGATCACCTCGGAAATCGTGGTCGAGGATCCCCACGATCTGAAATAG